From a single Brassica napus cultivar Da-Ae chromosome C9, Da-Ae, whole genome shotgun sequence genomic region:
- the LOC106416352 gene encoding uncharacterized protein LOC106416352, which yields MKANMTCTRSRSSLVLSILFAVVLLVLPSPSSASNRHVINFRSPGLYPEGLTWDPSGQHFIVGSLHSRTIHSVSDAGVVQTLISDPYLPENATILGISVDSSNRRLLAAIHCLPPLLPCSALAAYDLRSGGRRIFLSPLPSLPGDDADIARDVANDVAVDYNGNAYITNSAKNFIWKVNSDGAAAIFSRSLLFNSQPVAPDADATFRDCGLNGIVYNSKGYLLVVQSNTGKMFKVDEESGTARIVLLNGNMVAADGVARRRRDGTVMVVSQKKLWYLKSQDSWSEGVIYDEVELEVEGFPTSVTVAGHDRVYVLYGRVMEGIMRSYKDGEEREWFGIEEVSSEKESEEDKIWVYVLIGLGFAYFCFWRFQMKNLITNMDKKTT from the coding sequence ATGAAAGCGAACATGACTTGTACACGATCCAGATCGTCTTTGGTCCTCTCAATCCTCTTCGCCGTGGTACTACTCGTACTTCCAAGTCCTTCCTCCGCCTCAAACCGCCACGTAATCAACTTCCGATCTCCAGGACTTTACCCAGAGGGACTAACCTGGGATCCATCAGGCCAACACTTCATAGTCGGATCTCTCCACAGCCGCACAATCCACTCAGTCTCCGACGCCGGCGTCGTGCAAACCCTAATCTCCGATCCCTACCTGCCGGAGAACGCTACAATCCTCGGCATCTCCGTTGACTCCTCCAACCGCCGCCTCCTCGCGGCGATCCACTGCCTCCCGCCTCTCCTCCCCTGCAGCGCCCTAGCCGCCTACGATCTCCGCAGCGGCGGCCGCCGAATCTTCCTCTCTCCTCTCCCTTCTCTCCCCGGAGACGACGCGGACATCGCCCGCGATGTCGCGAATGACGTGGCGGTTGACTACAACGGCAACGCTTACATCACCAACTCGGCGAAAAACTTCATCTGGAAAGTCAACAGCGACGGCGCGGCGGCGATCTTCTCGAGATCGCTGCTGTTTAACTCTCAGCCGGTGGCGCCGGACGCGGACGCGACTTTCCGCGATTGCGGTTTGAACGGGATCGTGTACAACAGCAAAGGGTACCTCCTGGTGGTGCAGAGCAACACGGGGAAGATGTTCAAGGTGGACGAGGAGAGCGGGACGGCGAGGATTGTGCTTCTGAACGGAAACATGGTGGCGGCTGATGGGGTGGCGAGGAGACGGAGAGACGGGACGGTTATGGTGGTGTCGCAGAAGAAGCTTTGGTATCTCAAGAGCCAAGATAGCTGGAGCGAAGGGGTGATATATGACGAGGTTGAGCTCGAGGTGGAGGGGTTTCCGACGTCGGTGACGGTGGCCGGGCACGATAGGGTGTATGTGTTGTATGGGAGAGTGATGGAAGGTATAATGAGAAGTTATAAAGATGGGGAAGAGAGGGAGTGGTTTGGGATAGAAGAGGTGTCGTCGGAGAAGGAGAGTGAGGAAGATAAGATTTGGGTTTATGTTTTGATCGGACTTGGTTTCGCTTACTTTTGTTTCTGGAGGTTTCAGATGAAGAATCTCATCACAAACATGGACAAGAAGACCACTTAG
- the LOC106418338 gene encoding 30S ribosomal protein S17, chloroplastic, which produces MASLASSLQSLKLSSSPFTHGSTPLSSLSKPISLPNTKKPGLVPAIRAMKTMQGRVVCATSDKTVAVEVTRLAPHPKYKRRVRMKKKYQAHDPENEFKVGDVVRLEKSRPISKTKSFIALPVLKRNDLGIPMESQSPPA; this is translated from the coding sequence ATGGCGTCGCTAGCCTCATCTCTGCAGTCTCTGAAGCTCTCCTCCTCCCCATTCACCCATGGCTCCACTccactctcttctctctccaaACCCATTTCCCTTCCGAACACCAAGAAACCGGGTTTAGTCCCTGCGATAAGAGCCATGAAGACGATGCAAGGACGCGTGGTGTGCGCAACGAGCGACAAGACAGTGGCGGTGGAAGTGACGAGGCTGGCTCCACACCCGAAGTACAAGAGGCGcgtgaggatgaagaagaagtatcAGGCGCATGACCCGGAGAACGAGTTCAAGGTGGGTGACGTTGTGAGGCTTGAAAAGAGCAGACCCATCAGTAAGACCAAATCTTTCATCGCGCTTCCTGTTCTCAAGAGGAATGATCTTGGGATTCCGATGGAGTCTCAGTCGCCGCCGGCGTAG
- the LOC106418337 gene encoding 30S ribosomal protein S17, chloroplastic, whose protein sequence is MASLASSLQSLKISSSPFTHGSTPLSSLSKPISFPNTRKPGLVPAIRAMKTMQGRVVCATNDKTVAVEVVRLAPHPKYKRRVRMKKKYQAHDPDNVFKVGDVVRLEKSRPISKTKSFVALPVLKRSDLGIPMESQQPSPPGEE, encoded by the coding sequence ATGGCGTCGTTAGCCTCATCTCTGcaatctctgaagatctccTCCTCCCCATTCACCCATGGCTCCACTccactctcttctctctccaaACCCATTTCCTTTCCGAACACTAGGAAGCCCGGTTTAGTCCCGGCGATAAGAGCCATGAAGACGATGCAAGGACGCGTGGTGTGCGCAACGAACGACAAGACGGTAGCGGTGGAAGTGGTGAGGCTAGCTCCACACCCGAAGTACAAGAGGCGcgtgaggatgaagaagaagtatcAGGCGCATGACCCTGATAACGTGTTCAAGGTGGGTGACGTTGTGAGGCTTGAAAAGAGCAGGCCCATCAGTAAGACCAAGTCTTTCGTCGCACTTCCTGTTCTCAAGAGGAGCGATCTTGGGATTCCGATGGAGTCTCAGCAGCCGTCGCCGCCGGGGGAAGAGTAG